One window of Trinickia caryophylli genomic DNA carries:
- a CDS encoding tetratricopeptide repeat protein — MKTLFAAAAVSLALLAGPAFAVPSAQQVERSMAQGNWQQADAELTQVLQAHPNNAHAHYLYGQVLAREGRYAEGLAQIEQAKQLDPQIRFTDASRFSQVEARIRGQAERGARAMAPSAPAQHAANPFVQQQAQAVPAAPVRHGPSMAAWIGIAVLLVAIALVLRWTLRRARSNEEGQAGEPRRAQLKRATELLNAARALKLDARLSSAPGHEALLAEIEGAETELRELVEGLSNGNNPVPPYQLDDLDRRLDSLKARAEGRPDPNAAPAPVAGGTGGTSAYAQEAERLQQQSGQAPYQQQPPQQPPVIVQQGGGFGGGMGGLLTGVLLGEALSHGRDRVVEREVIVDDETRRRGDAGGGIDLGQGSNDWNDGGAGGGVDYGSNDSGSDWSDNS; from the coding sequence ATGAAAACACTTTTCGCAGCGGCAGCCGTTTCGCTCGCTTTGCTGGCGGGGCCGGCATTCGCCGTGCCGAGCGCGCAACAAGTCGAACGGTCGATGGCGCAAGGCAACTGGCAGCAGGCCGATGCCGAGCTGACGCAGGTGCTCCAGGCACATCCGAACAACGCGCACGCGCATTACCTCTACGGCCAGGTTCTCGCACGCGAGGGCCGCTATGCCGAGGGCCTTGCGCAAATCGAGCAGGCGAAGCAGCTCGATCCGCAGATCCGCTTCACCGACGCGTCCCGATTCTCGCAGGTCGAGGCACGCATCCGCGGGCAAGCCGAGCGCGGTGCCCGCGCCATGGCACCATCGGCGCCGGCACAGCACGCGGCCAATCCATTCGTACAGCAGCAGGCGCAGGCAGTGCCCGCCGCGCCGGTTCGGCACGGGCCCTCGATGGCCGCATGGATCGGCATTGCCGTCCTGCTCGTCGCGATCGCCCTCGTCTTGCGCTGGACGCTGCGCCGCGCGCGTTCGAATGAAGAAGGACAAGCCGGCGAGCCCCGGCGCGCGCAGTTGAAACGCGCGACCGAGTTGCTCAACGCGGCGCGTGCGCTGAAGCTCGACGCCCGCCTGTCGAGCGCGCCGGGACATGAAGCGCTGCTCGCCGAAATCGAGGGCGCCGAGACCGAGCTGCGAGAACTTGTCGAGGGGCTGTCGAACGGCAATAACCCGGTGCCGCCCTATCAGCTCGACGATCTCGACCGCCGGCTCGATAGCCTGAAGGCACGCGCCGAGGGGCGCCCCGATCCGAATGCGGCGCCTGCACCGGTCGCGGGCGGCACGGGCGGCACGTCTGCGTACGCGCAGGAAGCCGAGCGTCTGCAGCAGCAAAGCGGGCAAGCGCCCTATCAACAGCAACCACCGCAGCAGCCGCCTGTCATCGTGCAGCAAGGCGGCGGGTTCGGCGGCGGAATGGGCGGCTTGCTGACGGGCGTGCTGCTCGGCGAAGCGCTTTCGCATGGGCGCGATCGCGTGGTCGAGCGCGAGGTGATCGTCGACGACGAAACGCGCCGCCGTGGCGACGCAGGCGGCGGCATCGACCTCGGCCAGGGCTCGAACGACTGGAACGATGGTGGCGCAGGCGGCGGCGTCGATTACGGCAGCAACGACTCCGGCAGCGACTGGAGCGACAATAGCTGA